The following proteins are co-located in the Eriocheir sinensis breed Jianghai 21 chromosome 1, ASM2467909v1, whole genome shotgun sequence genome:
- the LOC127005064 gene encoding translation initiation factor IF-2-like: MPRAPLVPPPMPPTPLPLPVFPSHAPSPLPSPTPPHLQPGPRRREGRPLATAASAVQGLSTSVGADARCSALSEARVNEERFPGLRRLAAAAAPRRRPRRRLVARQVSIGDVLWPPWEPPRARPRSRHCPPRSLLPARPGRLVSLPGSPRAGLLRVRLRPARRDEPCILHRCSAGPLHRRAAALLASGPLHWCPQRRLAQFPRPRQLPAGRASQGQMAGRQPPPAAAR; encoded by the coding sequence ATGCCCCGTGCCCCCCTCGTGCCCCCTCCCATGCCTCCAACAcctcttcctttacctgtctTCCCCTCCCATGCCCCCTCGCCCCTCCCGAGTCCCACGCCCCCTCACCTCCAGCCCGGCCCCCGGCGCCGCGAAGGTCGCcccctcgccaccgccgcctccgccgTGCAGGGGCTGAGTACAAGCGTCGGGGCTGACGCGCGCTGTTCTGCACTTAGCGAGGCGAGAGTTAACGAGGAACGCTTCCCCGGCCTGCGGCGGCTAGCGGCAGCCGCGGCTCCtaggcggcggccgcggcggcggCTTGTGGCGAGACAGGTGAGCATCGGGGATGTGCTGTGGCCGCCGTGGGAGCCGCCTCGGGCCCGGCCTCGGTCACGACATTGCCCACCCCGCTCACTGCTCCCAGCCCGCCCCGGCCGCCTCGTGTCGCTCCCAGGCTCGCCCCGCGCCGGGCTGCTGCGGGTCAGGCTCAGGCCGGCCCGGCGTGATGAACCCTGCATCCTGCACCGCTGCAGTGCTGGGCCGCTGCACCGCCGGGCCGCTGCCCTGTTAGCCAGTGGTCCTTTGCACTGGTGCCCTCAGCGGCGGCTGGCACAATTCCCTAGGCCGCGGCAGCTGCCGGCCGGCCGAGCCTCGCAGGGGCAGATGGCAGGCAGACAGCCGCCGCCGGCCGCTGCAAGATAA